TGACCGCAAAGAGCGCCCGGGCGTGATGTTCGCGGACATGGAGCTGATCGGCGTGCCGCACTCTATCGTTATCGGCGATCGCAACCTCGACAACGAAGAGATCGAGTACAAGAACCGCCGCGTCGGCGAGAAGCAAATGATCAAAACCGGCGAAATCGTTGATTTCCTGCTGGGCCAGATCAAACGCTAAGCGACGAACGTCAGAAAATTAAAAAACCCGCTCAGGCGGGTTTTTTTTATATCCGAAATCGCTTATTTGCTGCTGCAGCTCTTGCTGCGGTCAAACGCGATTTTGCCGTCCGGCACCAGCGCCTTCTCGGTCAATCCTTCTTCCATCGACGGCTGCACGCTGAAATGCGCGCTGAACGTCAGGAACACCGGCTCGCCGGCGGTCTTGTATGCTTTGGCGTAACCCTGCTCCAGCGCGATGTTGTTGTCCACCGGGAAGGTTTTGCCGGTAGCGCAGTCCTTGAAGACCGCCGCGTCCGCCATATAGGTGTAGTTGCCTTTCAGCGTCATCGGCGTTTTAGGCAACGGCTTCTCAACCGGATCCAGACGGTAATTCAGCTTGGACTCGATCGGCACGCCGCTGCGATCCAGCATTTCCAGGCTCTTGCCCACCGGGCGGAAGTAACGTTTTTCGCCGCTGCTGTCGGTCAGCACCAGCTTATCCGCGGTGCGCGCCCATTTACCGTAATCGGCAAAGGTCTGATCGCCGTCTTTGGTGCCGCGATAGGTTTCCTGCAGCACGAAGGTGCCGTCCTCATCCAGGAACAGCGCCGTATCCAGACCGCCGCAATCGGCGCAAGGCAACACCCCTTGATAACTCTGCGGCATCGGCTGCAGCGGCTGTTCCTTCGGTTGATAATGATTGTTGCATCCCAACAACGAGAGTGCGCCTGCCGCGAGGAACAGGGCTACCGTAATTTTTTTCACAGTTATTCTCCTACTGTGTTCATGTATTCCTAAGTACGAACCTTGCCGCGCAGCGCCTTGGTGGCGCCTTTACGCGCCTTGCCTTCCAGGCGACGCAGTTTGGCCCCTTTTGTGGGCTTGGTCGCCTTGCGCGTTTTTTCCACCACCATCGCCTGCCGAATCAGCGCGGCCAATCTGGCCAACGCCGCTTCGCGATTCAATTCCTGGCTGCGATACTCTTGCGCCTTGATAATCACCACACCATCAGCGGTAATAAGATGATGATTCAGCGCCAGCAGCCTTTCCTTATAATACTCTGGCAGGCTGGATGCCCGGATGTCAAAGCGCAAATGGATCGCCGTTGAGGTTTTGTTCACGTGCTGGCCGCCCGCGCCCTGCGCGCGGATCGCCGTCAATTCCAGCTCATTATCCGGTATGGCTACGTTTCTTGACAGTTCCAGCACCGGTCAAACCTGCGCCCGCTGCCACTCGGCGAACTGGATTTCCAGACTATTCTGAGCATCGGACAGCCAAATAGTTCCCTCTTGCAACGTCGCCTGCAGCGTCATGGTGCGGCTGGCTAGCGCAGCCAGCCGCGCCAGCTGTTCGTCGTCGAGGAAACGCACGCTCAGGTTCTTGTAGCCGGCCACCTTGCTCTGCATTCCCTGCCACCACACGTGCGCGGCGCGCTCGCCGTAAGCGTACAGCGCCACACGCGGCGACTGGTTGCAGGCCTTGCGAAGGCGCTTCTCGTCGGGCAAACCCATCTCGATCCACATTTCCAGGCCGTTGTGGTCGTTGCGCTGCCAGATCTCCGGCTCGTCGTCGGCGCTCAGCCCTTTGGTAAACACCAGCCGTTCGTCGGCATGGCAGATCCAGGCCAGCAGACGCAACATCATGCGCTGCTCGTTTTCGGACGGATGTTGCGCCAGCGTCAGCGCGGCGTCGTGGTAGAAGTGACGATCCATATCAGCAATATTGACCGCGGCTTTATAAATGGTTGCTTTCAGCGCCATGGGTGACCTCGTTATTATCCGGCGACAGTGTACTTGATCAGGGCCAAACCCCGCCAGCGCGGCCAGGCCGCGGCAGTGCGAAAGGCGTGCCAGGGTGCTGATAACTCCATAACAGCTGTGCTATAGTCGTCTAGGATAGGATAAAACTCCGAGAGCCTGCGCCTCATCGCGAGAGCGGTCTTGATGATGCAGAGGTTCTTA
The sequence above is drawn from the Serratia sp. FDAARGOS_506 genome and encodes:
- the nlpE gene encoding envelope stress response activation lipoprotein NlpE (NlpE, an outer membrane lipoprotein, interacts directly with CpxA, the sensor histidine kinase of the Cpx system for response to envelope stress.), translating into MKKITVALFLAAGALSLLGCNNHYQPKEQPLQPMPQSYQGVLPCADCGGLDTALFLDEDGTFVLQETYRGTKDGDQTFADYGKWARTADKLVLTDSSGEKRYFRPVGKSLEMLDRSGVPIESKLNYRLDPVEKPLPKTPMTLKGNYTYMADAAVFKDCATGKTFPVDNNIALEQGYAKAYKTAGEPVFLTFSAHFSVQPSMEEGLTEKALVPDGKIAFDRSKSCSSK
- the arfB gene encoding alternative ribosome rescue aminoacyl-tRNA hydrolase ArfB, giving the protein MLELSRNVAIPDNELELTAIRAQGAGGQHVNKTSTAIHLRFDIRASSLPEYYKERLLALNHHLITADGVVIIKAQEYRSQELNREAALARLAALIRQAMVVEKTRKATKPTKGAKLRRLEGKARKGATKALRGKVRT
- a CDS encoding YaeQ family protein, with translation MALKATIYKAAVNIADMDRHFYHDAALTLAQHPSENEQRMMLRLLAWICHADERLVFTKGLSADDEPEIWQRNDHNGLEMWIEMGLPDEKRLRKACNQSPRVALYAYGERAAHVWWQGMQSKVAGYKNLSVRFLDDEQLARLAALASRTMTLQATLQEGTIWLSDAQNSLEIQFAEWQRAQV